A single genomic interval of Bradyrhizobium sp. AZCC 1693 harbors:
- the istA gene encoding IS21 family transposase, translating to MPAERLPMRKIREVLRLKYACGASDRVISRSVGIGRTAIAEYVRRAAVIGITWPIPEELDDTALERKLFAPAGYNPPRSKPLPEWGQIHAELRRRGVTLALLWEEYRGHHPDGYGYSRFCDLYVEWRHGVTATMRQTHAAGEKLFVDFAGDTMPVFDGLTGEVRAAKIFVAVMGASNYTFAQARFSETLPDWIGAHVDALSFLGGVPKALVCDNLKAGVTVVSRYEPGVNRTYQDLAAHYGTTIMPARPRKPRDKAKVEAAVLIVQRWILARLRNRRFFSLAELNVAIRILVDELNARLMRKLGASRREFFNTIDRPALMPLPAEPYQYAEWRRARVAPDYHVEVQGHFYSVPSRLIRQVVEVRATEATIEVFHRGTRIASHARSGVKRRHTTIPEHMPSAHRRYAFWTPARLLAAAEQIGPSTIALCEAIMRTKPHPEQGFRSCLGILRLEKTYGTQRLEAACRRGISIGSASYRSIASILKTGLDKAFLPDTTPDADPIQHGNIRGRGYYH from the coding sequence ATGCCCGCCGAGAGATTGCCGATGCGGAAGATTCGAGAAGTTCTGCGCCTGAAGTATGCCTGTGGGGCGAGCGATCGGGTGATCTCCCGATCGGTCGGGATCGGCCGCACGGCGATCGCGGAGTATGTCCGCCGCGCCGCGGTGATCGGCATCACCTGGCCGATACCGGAGGAGCTCGACGACACCGCGCTGGAGCGCAAGCTGTTTGCGCCGGCTGGCTATAACCCACCGCGATCGAAGCCGCTTCCGGAGTGGGGACAGATCCATGCCGAGCTGCGCCGCCGCGGCGTGACGCTGGCGCTGCTGTGGGAGGAATACCGCGGTCATCATCCCGACGGCTACGGATACAGCCGGTTCTGCGACCTCTACGTCGAATGGCGCCACGGGGTCACGGCGACCATGCGACAGACCCACGCGGCCGGCGAAAAGCTGTTCGTGGACTTCGCCGGCGATACCATGCCGGTGTTCGACGGGCTCACCGGGGAGGTGCGCGCCGCCAAGATCTTCGTCGCGGTCATGGGAGCGTCGAATTACACCTTTGCCCAAGCCCGGTTCAGCGAGACGCTGCCCGACTGGATCGGCGCCCATGTGGATGCGCTTAGCTTCCTGGGCGGGGTGCCGAAGGCGCTCGTCTGCGACAATCTGAAGGCCGGGGTGACGGTGGTGAGCCGCTACGAGCCGGGCGTCAACCGGACCTACCAGGATCTCGCCGCCCATTACGGCACCACCATTATGCCGGCCCGGCCGCGCAAGCCGCGCGATAAGGCCAAGGTCGAGGCGGCGGTTCTTATCGTCCAGCGATGGATTTTGGCCCGGCTGCGCAACCGGCGCTTCTTCTCGCTCGCCGAGTTGAACGTCGCGATCCGCATCCTGGTCGACGAACTCAACGCCCGCCTGATGCGCAAGCTCGGTGCCAGCCGCCGCGAGTTCTTCAACACCATCGATCGTCCGGCGCTGATGCCGCTGCCGGCCGAGCCCTATCAGTACGCCGAATGGCGTCGTGCCCGCGTGGCACCGGATTACCACGTCGAAGTTCAGGGACACTTCTACTCGGTGCCATCCCGCCTGATCCGCCAGGTCGTCGAGGTGCGGGCCACCGAGGCTACCATCGAGGTGTTCCATCGCGGCACCCGCATCGCCAGCCACGCCCGCTCGGGCGTGAAGCGCCGCCACACCACGATCCCCGAGCACATGCCGAGCGCGCATCGCCGATACGCCTTCTGGACGCCGGCGCGTCTGCTGGCCGCCGCCGAGCAGATCGGTCCGTCCACGATCGCGCTGTGCGAGGCGATCATGCGGACAAAGCCGCATCCCGAGCAGGGCTTCCGATCCTGTCTCGGCATCCTGCGGTTGGAAAAGACCTATGGGACGCAACGTCTCGAAGCCGCATGCCGCCGTGGGATCAGCATCGGCTCAGCGAGCTATCGGTCGATCGCCTCGATCCTCAAGACCGGCCTGGACAAGGCCTTCCTTCCCGACACCACCCCCGACGCCGATCCCATCCAGCACGGCAACATCCGTGGCCGCGGCTACTACCACTGA